Part of the Candidatus Sulfotelmatobacter sp. genome is shown below.
CCCTACCTGTCTCCTCACTATTTTGTCTATCCCTCGAAAGTTTTTTCGTCTTGGGGCCGTACCGCTTCGCGACGTTGTAGGAGAATGAAGGCATGACTGGGGTGAGGATGGATGTCTGGCTGTGGGCAGCGAGATTTTTTAAGACGCGGCCCTTGGCGAAGCGGGCCTGCGAACTGGGCAGAATACTTTCCAATGGGCAACCGGCTAAAGCGGCGCGCGAAGTGCGGGTGGGAGACCGATTGCGCGTGAGTAATGAGGGCGGAGATTTTCAAATTGAAGTCCTAGCGCTCAGTGAAGCTCGGGGGTCGGCGGCGGTGGCGCGGACACTCTATCGCGAAAGCGAGGAGGGCCGGGAACTGCGGCAGAAGGTTGCGGCAGAGCGGAAGGCGATGCGGGAGTTCGAATTGCTGCCGTCGGGGCGGCCATCGAAGCGGGACCGCGCGCATATCATTCGGTTCCGCGGGCGGTCATAGGGCAAAACCACCGAGGGCCCCGAAGGCACAGGGAGATCACGCAACCGATCCCAGATGCTTCCGGCAGAGAAATATTTCAGACTCAGGCAGCCGCGAGTGTCTCACGCGCTTCTATCAGCATTCGCATGCCATATTTTGGCCGCAGCGTGATGAGCGGCTCGGGTTCTACCCGGTGTCCGGGAACCAGCGTCAATTTCCATTTCTGTGCCAGGGTCGCGAGCAGGAGTACCCCTTCCATCCAGGCAAACGATTCACCGATGCATTGGCGAACTCCGGCGCCGAAGGGAAAATAGGTCAGCTTGGTTCGGCGCGATCGGGCGTCAGGCGTGAAGCGTTCGGGATCGAAGCGAAGAGGATCGGGAAAGAAGCGGCCGTCGCGGTGACTGATGAACTGGCTCATCAGCACGGTCGTCTTGGCGGGCAGGAAAAAATCTCCTAACTGAAAATCGTTGCGCGCGTAGCGGCCCATGGCCCACGCGGGCGGATAGAGGCGCATCGATTCGGCCAGAACCATTTCCACATACCGCAGACGAGGGACATCATCGAAAGTGGGCAGCCGGCCTTGGAGTTCGCGATCGATTTCCTGGTGGAAGCGGTGCTCGCACTCTGGATTCTGCGAGAGCAGATACCAGGTCCAGGAAAGTGCGTTAGCAACTGTTTCGTAACCCGCGAGAAAGATTGTGATGACCTGATCGCGCAGCGACTTCTCCGCGCTGGGACTTTGATCGGGCGAAGAGGCGAGCATGAGATCGAGCAGGCTGCCGTCATGAAAGCCGCTCCGGCGGCGCGCGGCGATCATCCGGTAGACGACAGCGTCGATCCGCTTACGTGCACGCACAAATGCAGCCAGGCCCGGCGGCCGCAGGTGCACCAGCCATTCCGCAGCCGGCAGCATGACCAGAAAATTGTAGAGACCCATGATGCGGTTGATGGCGCTGGCCAGTTCGTCGGCCTCGTCGCCGGCTTCCCGATGAAGATCGGTGGCGAAGAGGGTTTGTGCGATCACGTTGAGCGTGAGATGCATCATGTCGGTGGCGATGTCGCGTTGTTCGCCGGGACGCCAGCGATCGCGCAGATTGGCGGCTTCGCGGACCATCACGTCGGCGTATGCCGGAATGCGCTGGCGATGAAACGCGGACTGCGCGACCTGCCGCTGCGCGCGATGTTGCGCGCCTTCGCTGGTAATCATGCCTGCGCCGAGCAACATTTTGGTGCGCCGTACGGTGCGTTCTTTGATGAAGTTGTCGTTCTGCACCACGAGCACTTCGCGAATGTAGTCCGGATGATTCAGGAAGACAATGTGATGCCAGCCGATTTTGTAATGCGCGATGTCACCGTAGTCTTGCGCCAGTTTTTGGAAAAGGAAGATCGGATTCGCCGGACGCAATCGGCGGAGGGCGAACCAGAGCAGGTTGCGCTGGAAGCCGGGCGGAAAGCGGTAGCCGATGGGAACCCGCACATCGTTGCTGGCCGCAGTCGCCATTTGGTTAGTTTACTTTGTTTTGCGGAGGGCGGGGGCTGTGGAGTACCGGATGCTCTCGTCCAGGTTGTACGGGGAGAACGTCGGAGTGGATAACGGCTTTCCACTCGAACGATGTGGCCGCACGCGTCGCTTCGCTCCGCGGGGCGGATGAGGCGTCCGCCCCCTCGAGCCTATCGTACCGACGGAGGCGATTTCTGCAACTGGTCCAGTTCGGTCAGAACTTCGGCGCTGTGGTGGATGGGATCGACACTGGTATAGGACTTCGCGATTTTGCCGTTCGGATCAATCAAGAACGTGTGACGAGCGGCGAACTTCACTACGCCGAAATTGGTGAGCGATCCGTAGGCGTCGGTCACTTTGTGGTCAGTGTCTGAGAGCAATTTGAAGTTCAGGCCTTCTTTGGCGCAAAACTTTTTGTGCGAATCGACGCTGTCGAGGCTCACGCCCAGCACGGCCGCATTACGCTCGGCAAACTTGGGTTGATCGACCTGAAAATTATGTGCTTCGCGGGAGCAGCCGGGAGTTTGATCTTTAGGATAGAAGTAAAGGACGACCCACTTCCCACGATAGCTTTTGAGGCTGACAGGAGCAGACTCCTGAGAAAGCAGGGTGAAATCGGGAGCGCTGCTTCCTTCTGAGGGGGGCGCCGAACGCGACAGGAGGCGGGGGACGAGTACGACCAGCACCACCACTACTATGAGCAGCAGCACGATCCGTAACATGGAATCCTCCGCTCGCTAGAGTCCAGACACTTGCTATGCGAACTCCAACTCAATCTTCTTCGTGGCGCGATCGAGCTTCACGATTCGAAAACTGCGAACCTGTCCGGTGCGCACGGGTTCGGCCTTGGCGGCAGCGCCAGAGCCGCTTTTCCAGCGTGCTTGCAGCATGGAAGTCAGCGAAGAAAGATCGGCTTTGGATTCTTTCGGCGCTGCTTCCTTGGCCTGGGTTGCGGCTGTGTTGCAGTTGGCGTGGATTCCTTCGCCGAGTTCCACGCGTGCTTGATCGGCGGAATCATCGGTTTGCATGAGCCGGCCCGTGACCACATCGCCTTCGTTGTGCTCGGCGAGGTATTCGTCGAGGCCAGTCGGGACTAGTTGCTTCATGCCCAACCGCATCTGCCGTTTTTCCAGGTCGATGGCGATCACTTGGGCCTTGACGATTTGCCCCACGCGAAGCACGTCCGCCGGCTGGTTGATTCGTTTTTCGGCGGTGATGTCGCTGACGTGAACCATACCTTCAATTCCCTCCGAAAGTTGCACGAAAGCGCCGAACTTGGTGAGGCTGGTCACCGGTCCCTCGACTGCCGAACCGATTTGGAAACGTTGCGCAATATCGGTCCACGGGTCGCCCAGCGCCTGCTTAAGTCCCAGAGAAATACGGTGCTCGACGGCATTGACTTGCAGAATGATCGCCTCGACGATCTCGCCGGGCTTTACGACGTCGCTGGCTTTCCGAATCTTGCCCTTGGACCACGACATCTCGGAAATATGAATCAGGCCCTCGATGCCGGGCTCGAGTTCGACGAATGCTCCGAATTCCATGAGGCGCGTCACAGTGCCGCGCACGCGGTCGCCGGGCTTGAATTTCGTGGAGACTGCCTCCCAGGGATGCGGTTGCAGTTGCTTCAGACCAACTGAAATGCGGCGCTTATCGCCTTCGGATGCGACTTTGAGCACTTTCGCTTCGAGTGGTTGCCCCACTGTGAGCACGTCAGCCGGTTTGTTGACACGCCCCCAGGCGATGTCGCTCACGTGCAGCAGCGCGTCCACGCCGCCGAGATCGACGAATGCGCCGTAGTCGGTAAGGCTGCGCACGGTGCCGCTGACCACTTCCCCTTCTTTGATCTGCGAGTAGAACTTGTCCTTTGCTGAACGTTCTTCTTCCTCGGCAACGGCGCGGCGATCCACGACGACGTCTTCATCGGTCACGTCGAGCTTGATGATGCGGCAGCGGATTTCCTGGCCGACCAACTTTTCCATCTCGGCGGCATCGCGAACTCCGCTACGCGAAGCGGGCATGAAGGCGCGCACGCCTACGTCTACGCTGAAGCCGCCTTTGATGAGGCCCGTGACGGTGCCGAAAATCGTGGCTTTCTCGGCGAAAGATTTTTCGAGGCCGGTCCAATCCATGGGGCGCTCGACTTTGAAGCGCGAAAGTTCGTAGTAGCCATCCAGATCGCGGCCCTTCACCGTGACCAGGGCCTTGTCGCCGGGCTTCAGCGTTTCTCCTTGCAGCGCGGTCAGCGGCAGAATGCCTTCCGATTTGTATCCAATGTCAAAGAAGACCGACTCGGCGTTGACGGCGATCACTGTGGCCTGAAGTTGCCGGCTACCGTCGGTTTTGCGCGAACTGCTCTTCTGATACTGCGAGAGGATGTCGCCGAAATTTTCTGTGTTTTCGGGGACGGGTTGGGTTTCTGGATTGGGCGTCACTGGATCAGACATGAA
Proteins encoded:
- a CDS encoding RNA-binding S4 domain-containing protein, with the translated sequence MTGVRMDVWLWAARFFKTRPLAKRACELGRILSNGQPAKAAREVRVGDRLRVSNEGGDFQIEVLALSEARGSAAVARTLYRESEEGRELRQKVAAERKAMREFELLPSGRPSKRDRAHIIRFRGRS
- a CDS encoding cytochrome P450, producing MATAASNDVRVPIGYRFPPGFQRNLLWFALRRLRPANPIFLFQKLAQDYGDIAHYKIGWHHIVFLNHPDYIREVLVVQNDNFIKERTVRRTKMLLGAGMITSEGAQHRAQRQVAQSAFHRQRIPAYADVMVREAANLRDRWRPGEQRDIATDMMHLTLNVIAQTLFATDLHREAGDEADELASAINRIMGLYNFLVMLPAAEWLVHLRPPGLAAFVRARKRIDAVVYRMIAARRRSGFHDGSLLDLMLASSPDQSPSAEKSLRDQVITIFLAGYETVANALSWTWYLLSQNPECEHRFHQEIDRELQGRLPTFDDVPRLRYVEMVLAESMRLYPPAWAMGRYARNDFQLGDFFLPAKTTVLMSQFISHRDGRFFPDPLRFDPERFTPDARSRRTKLTYFPFGAGVRQCIGESFAWMEGVLLLATLAQKWKLTLVPGHRVEPEPLITLRPKYGMRMLIEARETLAAA
- a CDS encoding peroxiredoxin codes for the protein MLRIVLLLIVVVVLVVLVPRLLSRSAPPSEGSSAPDFTLLSQESAPVSLKSYRGKWVVLYFYPKDQTPGCSREAHNFQVDQPKFAERNAAVLGVSLDSVDSHKKFCAKEGLNFKLLSDTDHKVTDAYGSLTNFGVVKFAARHTFLIDPNGKIAKSYTSVDPIHHSAEVLTELDQLQKSPPSVR
- a CDS encoding S1 RNA-binding domain-containing protein, producing MSDPVTPNPETQPVPENTENFGDILSQYQKSSSRKTDGSRQLQATVIAVNAESVFFDIGYKSEGILPLTALQGETLKPGDKALVTVKGRDLDGYYELSRFKVERPMDWTGLEKSFAEKATIFGTVTGLIKGGFSVDVGVRAFMPASRSGVRDAAEMEKLVGQEIRCRIIKLDVTDEDVVVDRRAVAEEEERSAKDKFYSQIKEGEVVSGTVRSLTDYGAFVDLGGVDALLHVSDIAWGRVNKPADVLTVGQPLEAKVLKVASEGDKRRISVGLKQLQPHPWEAVSTKFKPGDRVRGTVTRLMEFGAFVELEPGIEGLIHISEMSWSKGKIRKASDVVKPGEIVEAIILQVNAVEHRISLGLKQALGDPWTDIAQRFQIGSAVEGPVTSLTKFGAFVQLSEGIEGMVHVSDITAEKRINQPADVLRVGQIVKAQVIAIDLEKRQMRLGMKQLVPTGLDEYLAEHNEGDVVTGRLMQTDDSADQARVELGEGIHANCNTAATQAKEAAPKESKADLSSLTSMLQARWKSGSGAAAKAEPVRTGQVRSFRIVKLDRATKKIELEFA